Genomic DNA from Caldicellulosiruptor hydrothermalis 108:
TTATTCCCTCCTTACCCAAATCTTCTTCACGGTTTACAAACTCAAAATCCTGCCAAAACTCTGCTAAAAATTTTTGGTTAATAAAAGCATAAAGCCCTTCAACATCCGGGTCTGCCTTTTCTATATGTATGACCACTGTATTTTTATTTAAAGGTTCTCCAAACGTGAAGGCTTTTATTCTGCCATCAATAAAAATTACCATACCTTCATAAGAAAGTTTATCAAAATTTCTTATCGCCCTTTCTATAGCCATTTTCTCAAATGTAAGCCCTATATCCTCCTTCCCATTTCTCTTTTCGTACCATTCACATTCAAAGTCCCAGCAAAGCTTTACAATTTCTTCATCTATTTTTTTCCACTCATATCTCTCTGAATAGAGTCTTAAAAACTTGTTAATATGATTCTTTTTGGGATGATATTTTTTTCCTTTTAGCTGAACCAAATCTTCAACCCTGTAAACATAGTCAGAAAGGTCTCTCTCAAAAATACTTTCAAACTTCAATCCACACTCAGAAAGCATGTCTACCGTCTTTTTAGAAGCTCTTTTTATCATGAAACTATATCCCTCAGATTCAAAATATCTCCTGGCTTTTTCAATAACAATGGGAAGTTTGTCTAAATCTTTGCCCACAGGTCCATGTAAAAAAGGTGGCTGGTTGTACGGCTTTGCCATGATGAGCAGAAAGCCATCTTCTTCGGTAAAATGAATGTCGTAAAACGGGTCCCACATAAAGAGGTTTGTAAATGTCAGGTCAGCAATCTCAGGCTCAAATTCGGCAAAATACTGGTCAAAAATGCTTTTGTGTGAAATGTCTATTTTGTAAAATTTCATACTTTCTACCCCCATATCGATACAAAAGTTTTGAATAAAACACAAATAAAATATATAATATCATATAGAAGGTTTCTGCAATCCATAAAAATAAAGGATGGTAGACAATGGCTACATATGTAGTGTTGTATTGTTTGTACTTCTTCAAAGTATTTTTTCTTGTAAGCCTGATTTTAAGTTTGTTTGGCATATGTTACAGCATAAAAAAAGTTGTGGTTGTGAGTTTTATTCAAGCTTTCTGGGATACCATTGTATTTGGCAACCATATAAATCTTATGCTGGGACTTATACTTATGACACTGTGCTTGATACTTTTGTATATCTTATACCTCAGACTTCTACCCTTATATGGTATCATTTTGGGACTTATTTCGCAATCCTTATGTCTGACATTGAAATTTGGGGGTTACTCAATAATAAGTACAATTGCCAACAATCTCTCTCTCTCACCATCGGTGTTTGTGTGTGATATCACAACCCTTGTAATTGAGATAGCCATCATGAGTGTACTTCTTGCCGTTATAAAAAGTAGAAACTATCTGGTATTTGAAATTTGCAAAATACTACCTTCTTATTCTGATAAAGGGAATGAGGTCAAGTATGAAGAAAAATGAGCATATAAAGCTTTTGATATCAATGCTTTTTTTGCTTGCCCTTATTATGTTTTTGCTCATCTATTCGATATACTTTATAAACACAGAATTCATAAAACATCAAAAGATACCTCAGTGGCAAAGAACACTTGTCATATATTCTTTCACTCTGCTTGCAATCTTAAATTTATATACTGTCAAAAACCTTTTTTCAGCACTAAGTATACTAAAGACAACGCAAGTTTATAAAGATAATATAAAATCATTGGACAATTTTATAAACATCTTAAGAGCTCAAAGACATGAGTTTAACAACCACCTTCAAATTATATGGGGACTTATTTGTGTTGGAAAATACAATGACGCTGTACGTTATATTGAGCAAATCAGCGAAAATCTCAAAAATACATCAAAATTTTACGGGCTTGGGTGTGCAGAACTTTCTGCTTTGATATTTGCAAAAAGTGCTTTGGCTGAGAAGTACGATATAAATTTTGAATTTCATTACAGTGTAGATTTTAGCAATCTCAAGTTTGATTCAATGGACCTTATAAACATCTGTGGCAATCTAATTGACAACGCATTTTACTACG
This window encodes:
- a CDS encoding DUF2156 domain-containing protein, translated to MKFYKIDISHKSIFDQYFAEFEPEIADLTFTNLFMWDPFYDIHFTEEDGFLLIMAKPYNQPPFLHGPVGKDLDKLPIVIEKARRYFESEGYSFMIKRASKKTVDMLSECGLKFESIFERDLSDYVYRVEDLVQLKGKKYHPKKNHINKFLRLYSERYEWKKIDEEIVKLCWDFECEWYEKRNGKEDIGLTFEKMAIERAIRNFDKLSYEGMVIFIDGRIKAFTFGEPLNKNTVVIHIEKADPDVEGLYAFINQKFLAEFWQDFEFVNREEDLGKEGIRKAKMSYHPFKFAEKFTILFD
- a CDS encoding sensor histidine kinase, translated to MKKNEHIKLLISMLFLLALIMFLLIYSIYFINTEFIKHQKIPQWQRTLVIYSFTLLAILNLYTVKNLFSALSILKTTQVYKDNIKSLDNFINILRAQRHEFNNHLQIIWGLICVGKYNDAVRYIEQISENLKNTSKFYGLGCAELSALIFAKSALAEKYDINFEFHYSVDFSNLKFDSMDLINICGNLIDNAFYYAKSSFSKYVGLNIEDEGNQIEITVTNSGSYIDKCKKDKIFELGYSTKNSSGLGLFIVKSTVEKYKGKIDVFSEYRTLDKMEEGYTTFRVSLPKKI